From a single Streptomyces liliifuscus genomic region:
- the ccrA gene encoding crotonyl-CoA carboxylase/reductase produces MKEILDAIQSRTATSADFAALPLPESYRAITVHKDETEMFTGLATRDKDPRKSIHLDDVPVPELGPGEALVAVMASSVNYNSVWTSIFEPMATFGFLERYGKLSDLTKRHDLPYHIIGSDLAGVVLRTGPGVNAWRPGDEVVAHCLSVELESSDGHNDTMLDPEQRIWGFETNFGGLAEIALVKSNQLMPKPDHLSWEEAAAPGLVNSTAYRQLVSRNGAGMKQGDNVLIWGASGGLGSYATQFALAGGANPICVVSSPQKADICRAMGAEAIIDRNAEDYRFWKDEHNQDPKEWKRFGKRIRELTGGEDVDIVFEHPGRETFGASVYVTRKGGTIVTCASTSGYNHEYDNRYLWMSLKRIIGSHFANYREAWEANRLIAKGKIHPTLSRVYSLEETGQAAYDVHRNLHQGKVGVLALAPTEGLGVRDEEKRAQHVDAINRFRNI; encoded by the coding sequence GTGAAGGAAATCCTGGACGCGATTCAGTCGCGGACCGCCACGTCCGCCGACTTCGCCGCACTGCCGCTCCCCGAGTCGTACCGCGCGATCACCGTGCACAAGGACGAGACGGAGATGTTCACCGGACTCGCCACCCGCGACAAGGACCCCCGCAAGTCGATCCACCTGGACGACGTGCCGGTGCCGGAACTCGGCCCCGGCGAGGCCCTGGTGGCCGTGATGGCCTCCTCGGTCAACTACAACTCCGTGTGGACCTCGATCTTCGAGCCCATGGCGACCTTCGGGTTCCTGGAGCGCTACGGCAAGCTCAGCGACCTCACCAAGCGCCACGACCTGCCGTACCACATCATCGGTTCCGACCTGGCGGGCGTCGTGCTGCGCACCGGTCCGGGCGTGAACGCCTGGCGGCCCGGTGACGAGGTCGTCGCGCACTGCCTGTCCGTCGAGCTGGAGTCCAGCGACGGGCACAACGACACGATGCTCGACCCCGAGCAGCGCATCTGGGGCTTCGAGACGAACTTCGGCGGCCTCGCCGAGATCGCGCTCGTGAAGTCCAACCAGCTGATGCCCAAGCCCGACCACCTGTCGTGGGAGGAGGCCGCCGCACCCGGTCTGGTGAACTCCACCGCCTACAGGCAGCTGGTCTCCCGCAACGGCGCCGGCATGAAGCAGGGCGACAACGTCCTCATCTGGGGCGCGAGCGGCGGACTCGGCTCGTACGCCACCCAGTTCGCGCTCGCCGGCGGCGCCAACCCCATCTGTGTGGTGAGCAGCCCGCAGAAGGCGGACATCTGCCGTGCGATGGGCGCCGAGGCGATCATCGACCGCAACGCCGAGGACTACCGGTTCTGGAAGGACGAGCACAACCAGGATCCGAAGGAGTGGAAGCGCTTCGGCAAGCGCATCCGTGAGCTGACCGGGGGCGAGGACGTCGACATCGTCTTCGAGCACCCGGGCCGCGAGACCTTCGGCGCCTCGGTCTACGTCACCCGCAAGGGCGGCACGATCGTCACCTGCGCCTCGACCTCGGGCTACAACCACGAGTACGACAACCGGTACCTGTGGATGTCCCTGAAGCGGATCATCGGCTCACACTTCGCCAACTACCGCGAGGCCTGGGAGGCCAACCGGCTCATCGCGAAGGGCAAGATCCACCCGACGCTCTCCCGGGTGTACTCGCTGGAGGAGACCGGGCAGGCCGCGTACGACGTGCACCGCAACCTCCATCAGGGCAAGGTCGGAGTCCTGGCGCTGGCGCCCACCGAGGGCCTCGGCGTGCGCGACGAGGAGAAGCGCGCCCAGCACGTCGACGCCATCAACCGCTTCCGGAACATCTGA
- a CDS encoding protein meaA: MTERQTPQAKQERDRPWLMRTYAGHSTAEASNELYRRNLAKGQTGLSVAFDLPTQTGYDPDHILARGEVGRVGVPVSHLGDMRRLFQDIPLDQMNTSMTINATAMWLLALYQVVAEEQGVDITRLQGTTQNDIVKEYLSRGTHVFPPVPSLRLTTDMICYTVNNIPKWNPINICSYHLQEAGATPVQEIAYAMSTAIAVLDAVFASGQIAEEQKGDVVARISFFVNAGVRFVEEMCKMRAFGRIWDRITRERYGIENPKHRRFRYGVQVNSLGLTEAQPENNIQRIVLEMLAVTLSKDARARAVQLPAWNEALGLPRPWDQQWSLRMQQVLAYESDLLEYADIFEGSHVIEAKVAQLVEDSFAEIDRIQEMGGAMAAVESGYLKSQLVSSHAERRARIESGDEKIVGVNIFESTEPNPLTADLDAAIMTVDPAVEAGVTAALKDWRDTRYQPPFNHPRPCKALERLKEAAKGTGNLMEATLECARAGVTTGEWAGALREVFGEFRAPTGVSSAPVAVTAEEGTAMAMVRRKVELTAKDMGVGKLRFLVGKPGLDGHSNGAEQIAVRARDAGFEVVYQGIRLTPEEIVTAAVAEDVHAVGLSILSGSHAQLVPDVLERLRVAGATDIPVIAGGIIPNSDAEDLRAAGVAAVFTPKDFDITGIIGRIVDEIRKANKLDPLEVPV; the protein is encoded by the coding sequence ATGACTGAGCGCCAGACGCCGCAGGCGAAGCAAGAAAGGGACCGGCCGTGGCTCATGCGCACCTACGCCGGTCACTCCACGGCCGAGGCGTCGAACGAGCTGTACCGGCGCAACCTCGCCAAGGGCCAGACGGGTCTGTCGGTCGCGTTCGACCTGCCGACACAGACCGGCTACGACCCCGACCACATCCTCGCCCGCGGCGAGGTCGGCCGGGTGGGCGTGCCCGTCTCGCACCTCGGTGACATGCGCCGGCTGTTCCAGGACATCCCCCTGGACCAGATGAACACCTCGATGACCATCAACGCCACCGCCATGTGGCTGCTGGCGCTCTACCAGGTCGTCGCCGAGGAGCAGGGCGTCGACATCACCCGGCTCCAGGGCACGACCCAGAACGACATCGTGAAGGAGTACCTGTCGCGGGGGACGCATGTCTTCCCGCCGGTGCCCTCGCTCCGTCTGACGACGGACATGATCTGCTACACGGTCAACAACATCCCCAAGTGGAACCCGATCAACATCTGCAGCTACCACCTGCAGGAGGCGGGAGCCACCCCGGTCCAGGAGATCGCGTACGCGATGTCGACCGCGATCGCCGTCCTGGACGCGGTGTTCGCGTCCGGGCAGATCGCGGAGGAGCAGAAGGGGGACGTGGTCGCGCGCATCTCCTTCTTCGTGAACGCGGGCGTCCGCTTCGTCGAGGAGATGTGCAAGATGCGGGCGTTCGGCCGCATCTGGGACAGGATCACGCGCGAGCGGTACGGCATCGAGAACCCCAAGCACCGCCGCTTCCGGTACGGGGTCCAGGTCAACTCGCTCGGTCTGACCGAGGCCCAGCCGGAGAACAACATCCAGCGGATCGTGCTGGAGATGCTGGCGGTGACCCTCTCGAAGGACGCACGCGCGCGTGCCGTCCAACTCCCGGCCTGGAACGAGGCGTTGGGCCTGCCCAGGCCCTGGGACCAGCAGTGGTCCCTGCGCATGCAACAGGTGCTCGCGTACGAGAGCGACCTGCTGGAGTACGCGGACATCTTCGAGGGCTCGCACGTCATCGAGGCCAAGGTCGCCCAGCTGGTCGAGGACTCGTTCGCCGAGATCGACCGGATCCAGGAGATGGGCGGCGCGATGGCTGCCGTCGAATCGGGCTATCTGAAGTCTCAGCTCGTCTCGTCGCACGCCGAGCGCCGGGCCCGTATCGAGTCCGGTGACGAGAAGATCGTCGGCGTCAACATCTTCGAGTCGACCGAGCCGAACCCGCTCACCGCCGACCTGGACGCCGCGATCATGACGGTCGACCCGGCGGTCGAGGCCGGGGTGACCGCCGCCCTCAAGGACTGGCGCGACACCCGCTACCAGCCCCCCTTCAACCACCCGCGCCCCTGCAAGGCGCTGGAACGGCTGAAGGAGGCCGCGAAGGGCACCGGCAACCTCATGGAGGCCACCCTGGAGTGCGCCCGTGCCGGAGTCACGACCGGCGAGTGGGCCGGTGCCCTGCGCGAGGTGTTCGGCGAGTTCCGTGCCCCCACCGGTGTGTCGTCCGCGCCCGTCGCGGTGACCGCCGAGGAGGGCACGGCGATGGCGATGGTCCGCCGAAAGGTGGAGCTGACCGCGAAGGACATGGGCGTCGGCAAGCTCCGCTTCCTGGTGGGCAAGCCGGGCCTGGACGGGCACTCCAACGGCGCCGAGCAGATCGCCGTACGGGCCCGTGACGCCGGCTTCGAGGTGGTCTACCAGGGCATCCGGCTGACCCCCGAGGAGATCGTGACCGCGGCCGTCGCCGAGGACGTGCACGCGGTGGGCCTGTCGATCCTCTCCGGCTCGCACGCCCAACTGGTGCCTGACGTGCTGGAACGGCTGCGTGTGGCCGGTGCCACAGACATCCCGGTGATCGCCGGTGGCATCATCCCGAACAGTGACGCCGAAGACCTGCGGGCCGCGGGAGTGGCCGCGGTCTTCACTCCGAAGGATTTCGACATCACCGGAATCATCGGCCGGATCGTCGACGAGATCCGGAAAGCGAACAAGCTCGACCCACTGGAGGTCCCCGTATGA
- a CDS encoding HpcH/HpaI aldolase/citrate lyase family protein has protein sequence MTSPVNRLRPRRSCLAVPGSNPRFLEKAQGLPADQVFLDLEDACAPLAKPEARHTIVKFLNEGDWTGKTRVVRVNDWTTEWTYRDVVTVVEGAGPNLDCIMLPKVQDAQQIVALDLLLTQIEKTMGFEVGKIGIEAQIENAQGLNNVNEIATASQRVETIIFGPADFMASINMKSLVVGEQPPGYPADAYHYILMKILMAARANNLQAIDGPYLQIRNVEGYREVAGRAAALGFDGKWVLHPGQVEASNEIFSPSQEDFDHAELILDAYDFYTSEAGGKKGSAMLGDEMIDEASRKMALVISGKGRAAGMQRTSKFEAPEA, from the coding sequence ATGACCAGCCCCGTCAACCGTCTGCGTCCGCGCCGCTCCTGCCTCGCGGTGCCCGGGAGCAACCCCCGCTTCCTGGAGAAGGCGCAGGGCCTCCCGGCCGACCAGGTCTTCCTGGACCTGGAGGACGCGTGCGCGCCGCTGGCCAAGCCCGAGGCGCGGCACACCATCGTCAAGTTCCTCAACGAGGGTGACTGGACGGGCAAGACGCGGGTCGTGCGCGTCAACGACTGGACGACCGAGTGGACGTACCGCGATGTCGTGACGGTGGTCGAGGGCGCGGGCCCGAACCTCGACTGCATCATGCTGCCGAAGGTCCAGGACGCCCAGCAGATCGTGGCCCTGGATCTCCTGCTGACGCAGATCGAGAAGACGATGGGCTTCGAGGTCGGCAAGATCGGCATCGAGGCGCAGATCGAGAACGCCCAGGGACTGAACAACGTCAACGAGATCGCGACGGCCTCCCAGCGCGTCGAGACGATCATCTTCGGCCCGGCCGACTTCATGGCGTCGATCAACATGAAGTCGCTGGTCGTGGGCGAGCAGCCGCCCGGCTACCCGGCGGACGCCTACCACTACATCCTGATGAAGATCCTGATGGCCGCCCGCGCCAACAACCTCCAGGCGATCGACGGTCCCTACCTGCAGATCCGCAACGTCGAGGGCTACCGCGAGGTCGCGGGCCGTGCCGCCGCGCTCGGTTTCGACGGCAAGTGGGTGCTGCACCCGGGCCAGGTCGAGGCGTCCAACGAGATCTTCTCGCCCTCGCAGGAGGACTTCGACCACGCCGAGCTGATCCTGGACGCGTACGACTTCTACACGTCCGAGGCGGGCGGCAAGAAGGGCTCCGCGATGCTCGGCGACGAGATGATCGACGAGGCCAGCCGCAAGATGGCCCTCGTCATCTCCGGCAAGGGCCGGGCCGCGGGCATGCAGCGCACGTCCAAGTTCGAAGCCCCGGAGGCCTGA
- a CDS encoding MaoC family dehydratase — MQFGRTYEEFEVGAVYKHWPGKTVTEYDDHLFCLLTMNHHPLHMDANYAENTTDFGKNVVVGNYIYSLLLGMSVPDVSGKAIANLEVESLKHVAPTFHGDTIYGETTVLDKTPSKSKNDRGIVYVETKGYKQDGTLVCVFRRKVMVPTETYIKERGGEQPGRPRLKEQEK, encoded by the coding sequence ATGCAGTTCGGACGCACCTACGAGGAGTTCGAGGTCGGCGCGGTCTACAAGCACTGGCCTGGAAAGACGGTCACCGAGTACGACGACCACCTCTTCTGTCTCCTGACGATGAACCACCACCCCCTCCACATGGACGCCAACTATGCGGAGAACACGACCGACTTCGGGAAGAACGTCGTCGTGGGGAACTACATCTACTCGCTGCTGCTCGGCATGTCCGTGCCCGACGTGTCCGGCAAGGCGATCGCCAACCTGGAGGTCGAGTCGCTGAAGCACGTCGCGCCGACCTTCCACGGCGACACGATCTACGGCGAGACGACGGTCCTCGACAAGACCCCGTCGAAGTCCAAGAACGACCGCGGAATCGTCTACGTCGAGACCAAGGGCTACAAGCAGGACGGCACGCTGGTCTGTGTGTTCCGCCGCAAGGTGATGGTCCCCACCGAGACGTACATCAAGGAGCGCGGCGGCGAGCAGCCCGGCCGCCCCCGGCTCAAGGAGCAGGAGAAGTAG